In Treponema denticola, one genomic interval encodes:
- a CDS encoding hemerythrin family protein, translating to MSEIKCFEWEDSLSVGYNTIDLHHKKLLNIMGQFKDLFDLPQEEYKLKIGKVIKSLSDYTYYHFEEEEKVMKEYGYPYLKEHAEIHKSFIKKIRDAIVPLASGDIETGLQFYDFLGKWLVEHIAGADHEWSEYIHKNHPDAAF from the coding sequence ATGAGTGAAATTAAATGTTTTGAGTGGGAAGACTCATTGAGTGTAGGATATAACACGATAGATTTGCATCATAAAAAGCTTTTGAACATAATGGGGCAATTTAAAGATTTGTTTGACTTACCTCAAGAAGAATACAAACTAAAAATCGGTAAAGTAATAAAAAGCTTATCCGACTACACATATTATCATTTTGAAGAAGAAGAAAAAGTAATGAAAGAATACGGTTATCCCTATTTAAAAGAACATGCAGAAATACATAAATCTTTTATAAAAAAAATCAGGGATGCAATTGTACCTCTAGCCTCCGGCGATATCGAAACGGGACTTCAATTCTACGATTTTTTGGGTAAATGGCTCGTCGAGCACATAGCCGGAGCCGATCACGAATGGTCGGAATACATCCATAAAAACCATCCCGATGCAGCCTTTTGA
- a CDS encoding ASCH domain-containing protein, with protein MSDKIKEFWIKFCNEKKLPKDTKYEAWSFGNTKEMADELAKLVNCNIKTATTSAFELYEIGEDIPQVGEYNIILNGSEEPVCITQTKVVYIMPYNLITPEHAWHEGEGDRSYQYWKEVHDSFFCEEYKSVGKNFYEQAPMLCEVFEKVY; from the coding sequence ATGAGTGATAAAATAAAAGAGTTTTGGATTAAATTTTGTAATGAAAAGAAATTGCCGAAAGATACAAAATATGAAGCTTGGAGTTTCGGCAATACAAAAGAGATGGCCGATGAATTGGCAAAATTAGTGAATTGTAACATCAAGACAGCTACGACCTCAGCATTTGAACTATATGAAATTGGAGAGGATATACCGCAGGTGGGAGAGTATAATATTATTCTCAATGGTTCAGAAGAGCCGGTATGTATTACGCAAACAAAGGTAGTGTATATCATGCCTTATAACTTAATTACACCAGAACATGCATGGCATGAAGGCGAAGGGGATAGGAGCTATCAATATTGGAAAGAGGTTCATGACAGCTTTTTTTGTGAAGAATATAAATCGGTTGGCAAAAATTTTTATGAACAAGCTCCTATGTTATGCGAAGTGTTTGAAAAAGTTTATTAG
- a CDS encoding DMT family transporter: MSENLQTARRVKIFSRLALFSATLLWGSTFVAVSSTNDFFKPNFLLACRFLPACLILCAVFFKRLKKLDKRYLKAGMFLGFIMFAGYSLQAIAITTAGGLPGRSSFLVATYCVIVPFVNALILKKKPDKFNLFAAFLCFTGILTISMPDLILENSSGINWGDVFSLISSFIFAVYIVFLPKLMEDLDTALITIVQFAFAGSYALIFSLLFEDNSGTIWNSQSIFTLAYLTVLCTALCVLLQAVGQKNTPPTTAALIFSLESVFSIFLSIIVTDEKFTPALALGCSCIFISIIISETKLSFLTEKFKLNKRSSKK, from the coding sequence ATGTCTGAGAATTTACAAACAGCAAGACGTGTTAAAATTTTTTCACGGCTTGCCCTTTTTTCTGCAACTCTTTTATGGGGAAGCACATTTGTTGCTGTCAGCAGTACAAATGATTTTTTTAAACCTAATTTTTTATTGGCTTGCCGTTTTTTGCCCGCCTGCTTAATTCTTTGTGCCGTATTTTTTAAACGGCTTAAAAAACTTGACAAGCGTTATTTAAAGGCCGGAATGTTTTTAGGCTTTATTATGTTTGCAGGTTACTCTCTGCAGGCTATTGCAATTACTACTGCAGGAGGTTTACCGGGACGGAGCTCATTTTTAGTAGCAACCTATTGTGTTATTGTTCCTTTTGTAAATGCTCTTATCTTAAAAAAGAAGCCGGATAAATTCAATCTTTTTGCTGCCTTCCTTTGTTTTACAGGCATACTTACCATATCGATGCCGGATTTGATTTTGGAAAATTCCAGCGGCATAAATTGGGGAGATGTCTTTTCTCTTATAAGCAGTTTTATATTTGCCGTTTATATAGTTTTTTTGCCTAAACTCATGGAAGACCTTGATACAGCCCTTATAACGATTGTTCAATTTGCCTTTGCAGGAAGCTATGCCCTTATTTTTTCTCTTTTGTTTGAGGACAATTCAGGTACAATTTGGAATTCTCAGTCTATTTTTACTCTTGCTTATTTAACGGTGCTTTGTACGGCTCTATGCGTTTTACTTCAAGCTGTGGGACAAAAGAACACTCCGCCGACTACGGCTGCCCTTATTTTTTCTCTTGAATCGGTGTTCAGTATCTTTCTTTCGATAATAGTTACGGATGAAAAATTTACACCTGCTCTTGCTTTGGGCTGTTCTTGTATATTTATTTCGATTATCATTTCAGAAACAAAGCTTTCTTTTTTGACTGAAAAATTTAAGCTCAATAAGCGGTCTTCTAAAAAATGA
- the pbpC gene encoding penicillin-binding protein 1C, whose protein sequence is MRFNKIIKALIPAFISSLIVLALILFFTPGFKVDYSFTLYSSDGKLLGASAASDGQWRFPQTSKLPEKYREALLNYEDKNFYFHFGIDPLSVFRAAVENILKEKIVSGASTITMQTSRLSEKNPVRSFKQKLRESFLSLFLELSYSKENILNIYASHAPYGGNVVGLEAASWRYFGRGPEDLTWAEAACLAVLPNQPSLVRPGKESEILKEKRDRLLYNLFLQKKIDKETYTLSVAEPVPDKPKAVPQKAYHYLEFLKPKSSNQKNISSLDYSLQEIVFEIADHHFKRNFSSGVYNTAVLILDTETGKTLAYIGNTGLQSPNAKNEHVDMVHARRSSGSLLKPFLFAAMLDAGMILPDQLLIDIPTKIAGYTPQNSNYTYSGAIPARKALSYSLNIPFIRALREFTIPAFLDILKRSGFTTFNRSADEYGLPLILGGGEISLYEITNTYRKMMLKAQNKLDEKFPFSSGACRITMDVLTEGNRPEEEAIWQLYAQNQKIAWKTGTSYGNKDAWTIGITPKYSVGVWCGNASGEGRPEITSTKLAAPILFEIFNILPKSDWPEKELKDFEFIKACADSGYPAGEFCKNAKAVLKPIESHTQNTCPYCKKVSLSPDGKFQVKANDINELPKIENRFVLPAAAEYFYKQGHPEYKSLPQWLPESTASNAGEFEILFPEDGTSVYIPTELDGSFGALVAEAAHKNPEAVIYWDLDGEYLGSTKSYHQMKIQPLRAALRGRHELTLTDNRGNTRKRIFYVLNGN, encoded by the coding sequence ATGCGTTTTAACAAGATTATCAAAGCTCTGATACCGGCCTTTATTTCTTCCTTAATTGTTTTAGCTTTAATACTTTTTTTTACGCCCGGCTTTAAAGTTGATTATTCTTTTACTCTTTACAGCTCCGACGGAAAACTTTTAGGTGCATCTGCTGCAAGTGACGGGCAATGGAGATTTCCTCAAACTTCAAAACTGCCTGAAAAATACAGGGAAGCCCTTCTAAACTATGAAGATAAAAATTTTTATTTTCATTTTGGGATAGATCCTCTTTCGGTTTTTAGGGCTGCAGTTGAAAATATTTTAAAAGAAAAAATAGTTTCGGGTGCCTCTACAATTACGATGCAGACCTCCCGCCTTTCCGAAAAAAATCCGGTAAGAAGTTTTAAGCAAAAACTAAGAGAAAGTTTTTTATCTCTTTTTTTGGAGCTTTCTTATTCCAAGGAAAACATATTGAATATTTACGCCTCCCACGCACCCTACGGCGGAAATGTTGTAGGCCTTGAAGCAGCCTCATGGCGGTATTTCGGAAGGGGGCCTGAAGATTTAACATGGGCGGAAGCCGCCTGCCTTGCAGTCCTTCCCAATCAACCCTCTTTGGTACGCCCGGGAAAAGAATCCGAAATCTTAAAAGAAAAGAGGGACAGGCTCTTGTACAATCTTTTTTTACAAAAAAAAATCGATAAGGAAACCTACACTCTTTCCGTTGCAGAACCCGTTCCCGATAAACCTAAGGCCGTTCCGCAAAAGGCCTATCATTACCTTGAGTTTTTAAAACCAAAAAGCTCCAATCAAAAAAACATAAGCAGCTTGGATTATTCTTTACAGGAAATAGTTTTTGAAATTGCTGACCATCATTTTAAAAGGAATTTTTCAAGCGGTGTTTACAATACAGCCGTCTTAATTTTAGATACCGAAACGGGAAAAACTTTAGCCTATATAGGAAACACGGGTCTTCAAAGTCCGAATGCAAAAAACGAGCATGTCGATATGGTTCACGCAAGGCGGAGTTCGGGGAGTTTATTAAAACCTTTTTTGTTTGCGGCAATGCTGGATGCGGGAATGATTTTACCGGATCAACTCCTCATAGATATTCCGACAAAGATTGCAGGCTACACACCTCAAAACAGTAACTACACATATTCGGGAGCGATTCCTGCCCGCAAGGCCCTTTCCTATTCTTTAAACATTCCGTTTATAAGAGCCCTGCGTGAATTTACAATACCCGCCTTTTTGGATATCTTAAAAAGGTCAGGCTTTACAACATTTAACCGTTCGGCCGATGAATACGGTCTTCCCCTGATTTTGGGAGGAGGAGAAATAAGCCTTTACGAAATTACAAACACTTATCGAAAGATGATGCTGAAAGCTCAAAACAAACTTGACGAAAAATTTCCTTTTTCTTCGGGAGCTTGCAGAATAACAATGGATGTGCTGACCGAAGGGAACAGGCCCGAAGAAGAGGCTATATGGCAGCTCTATGCACAAAATCAAAAAATTGCATGGAAGACCGGAACCAGTTACGGGAACAAGGATGCTTGGACTATAGGGATTACGCCTAAATATTCCGTAGGCGTTTGGTGCGGAAACGCTTCGGGAGAAGGAAGGCCTGAAATTACAAGCACAAAACTGGCCGCACCAATCCTCTTTGAAATTTTTAATATCTTGCCAAAATCGGACTGGCCCGAAAAAGAATTAAAGGATTTTGAATTTATAAAAGCTTGTGCAGACTCGGGTTACCCCGCAGGAGAATTTTGTAAAAACGCAAAGGCTGTTTTAAAACCTATAGAAAGTCATACCCAAAACACCTGTCCTTATTGTAAAAAGGTATCTTTAAGTCCCGACGGCAAGTTTCAAGTTAAGGCAAATGACATAAACGAATTACCTAAAATAGAAAATAGGTTTGTCCTCCCGGCTGCTGCAGAATATTTTTATAAACAGGGACACCCGGAATATAAGAGCCTCCCCCAATGGCTTCCGGAAAGTACGGCATCAAATGCAGGCGAGTTTGAAATTTTATTTCCCGAAGACGGAACCTCGGTTTATATTCCGACAGAACTTGACGGCTCTTTTGGGGCATTGGTTGCAGAAGCCGCCCATAAAAATCCCGAGGCCGTCATCTACTGGGATTTGGACGGAGAATATTTAGGAAGTACAAAATCCTATCATCAAATGAAGATTCAGCCCTTAAGGGCGGCCCTAAGAGGGAGACATGAGCTGACCCTTACGGACAACAGGGGAAATACCCGTAAAAGAATTTTTTATGTTCTAAACGGGAATTAG
- a CDS encoding formylglycine-generating enzyme family protein yields the protein MGCIKNIFKAIKNPKTYKSENFFYFLFSVILIGGILFATRRKVVNYPYDSIENFKTMITVIEKPVIIKGEGSEGFFTSGREITLSPYKIGKYEVSYSFWNEVYEWIIKESGHEYQFQSLGQPGIYMGHSADPDEMYEIKELKEKAEEMGKPYNTVKAGVYPVTKMSWSDAIIWCNALSEKEGLDPVYYYDGKVLRNALDVTKSENPDVRMKNNGYRLPTEAEWEFAARGGDIEASDWNFGFAGTDDIENAGDYVWYRGNSSLFNIGSSGEIIDIHPIGQKRPNRLGLYDMSGNCWEWCFDRYNQRKTGQFIDPINKDGARHRIIKSGSVKHGLSFSRVKSWGYAIPVNPGYILGFRLAQTIDNNN from the coding sequence ATGGGGTGTATAAAGAATATCTTCAAGGCTATTAAAAATCCTAAAACTTATAAAAGTGAAAATTTCTTTTATTTTTTATTTTCAGTTATTTTGATAGGCGGAATTTTATTTGCGACCAGACGGAAGGTTGTAAATTATCCTTATGATTCAATCGAAAATTTTAAAACTATGATCACCGTCATTGAAAAACCTGTAATTATCAAAGGCGAAGGTTCGGAAGGTTTTTTTACCTCCGGAAGAGAAATTACTTTAAGTCCTTACAAGATCGGAAAATATGAAGTTTCCTATTCATTTTGGAATGAGGTCTATGAGTGGATTATCAAAGAAAGCGGGCATGAATATCAGTTTCAATCTTTAGGACAGCCAGGGATTTATATGGGACATTCGGCAGATCCTGATGAAATGTATGAAATTAAAGAGCTGAAGGAAAAGGCAGAAGAAATGGGAAAGCCTTATAATACGGTAAAGGCTGGTGTCTATCCTGTAACAAAAATGTCGTGGAGCGATGCTATTATTTGGTGCAATGCTTTAAGCGAAAAAGAAGGCTTGGATCCGGTTTATTACTATGACGGTAAGGTTTTACGCAATGCTTTAGATGTTACAAAAAGCGAAAATCCCGATGTACGTATGAAAAATAACGGCTACCGCCTTCCTACTGAGGCCGAATGGGAATTTGCTGCCAGAGGCGGAGATATAGAGGCTTCTGATTGGAATTTCGGATTTGCAGGAACAGACGACATTGAAAATGCCGGAGACTATGTTTGGTATAGAGGTAATAGTTCTCTATTTAATATAGGTTCATCAGGTGAAATTATAGATATTCATCCAATAGGCCAAAAAAGACCCAATAGGTTAGGGCTCTATGATATGTCTGGCAATTGTTGGGAGTGGTGTTTTGATCGGTATAATCAAAGAAAAACTGGTCAGTTTATTGACCCTATCAATAAAGATGGAGCCAGACATAGAATTATAAAAAGCGGTTCTGTAAAGCATGGTCTTAGTTTTTCCCGTGTAAAATCTTGGGGTTATGCTATTCCGGTAAATCCGGGGTATATTCTGGGTTTTAGATTGGCCCAAACAATTGACAATAATAATTAA
- a CDS encoding helix-turn-helix domain-containing protein, with translation MLAVVKMPHTSFTVSGDIPENILNILKTYYKKHLILEDEKSEYVEASTMDWYKEAEKRQTPAKTLRFYRTLNKLTQLQLAEKLGVTKQFISNMETGQKPISRKTAYLLSEIFGIDAGRFI, from the coding sequence ATGTTGGCAGTCGTGAAAATGCCCCATACTAGTTTTACCGTATCGGGAGATATTCCTGAAAATATTTTAAATATATTAAAAACTTACTATAAGAAACATCTTATACTTGAAGACGAAAAAAGTGAATATGTCGAAGCTTCAACGATGGACTGGTATAAAGAAGCCGAAAAAAGACAAACTCCTGCTAAGACTTTGCGTTTTTATCGAACACTTAATAAACTTACTCAATTACAATTAGCTGAAAAACTAGGTGTTACAAAACAGTTTATCTCCAACATGGAAACAGGACAAAAGCCTATAAGCCGCAAAACCGCCTATTTGCTTTCTGAAATCTTCGGTATAGACGCAGGGCGGTTTATATAG
- a CDS encoding L-cysteine desulfidase family protein → MSLDNAKKEKYVQILKEELVPALGCTEPIAIAYTAANLRKIMGGIPDEILIESSGNIIKNAKSVIVPNTGGMKGMEASALIGLIGGNADKGLEVLADVTEEHVKLAHDYLAKSCTKLKLMDTPASLHIRITGKLNGDTGIAELIHQHTNIVLLKKNDEVIFEKPFSLESSAGALTDRSCLNVKDILEFADTVPVDDVSPIIMRQVEYNMRVSEDGLKSSYGIETGKNILKYNQKKGDSFSVKVQAEGEVAAASDARMCGCSYPVITNSGSGNQGLAVSVPVVVYARENKLSEEKLIRCLIVSNLLAIHQKTGIGRLSAYCGAVTAGAACAAAITYMKGGSYEQVCGTIANTLGVVSGILCDGAKQSCAAKIASALDSALFAHELAMDGDFFAGGDGVVKDDIEKTIAGIGVVAAQGMRKTDEVVLQVMLKD, encoded by the coding sequence ATGAGTTTAGATAACGCAAAAAAAGAAAAATATGTTCAGATTCTGAAGGAAGAGCTGGTTCCTGCCCTTGGATGCACGGAGCCTATAGCTATTGCTTACACAGCTGCCAATTTGCGGAAGATTATGGGCGGTATTCCCGATGAAATCTTAATTGAAAGCAGCGGTAATATCATTAAAAATGCAAAGTCTGTTATTGTGCCCAATACCGGCGGAATGAAGGGGATGGAAGCTTCTGCCTTGATAGGGCTTATCGGAGGAAATGCAGATAAGGGCTTGGAAGTATTAGCCGATGTAACCGAAGAGCATGTAAAGCTTGCTCATGACTATTTAGCCAAGTCATGCACTAAGCTTAAACTAATGGATACGCCTGCAAGCCTTCACATAAGGATTACAGGAAAACTAAACGGCGATACCGGAATTGCAGAGCTCATTCACCAGCATACAAATATCGTACTTTTAAAAAAAAATGACGAAGTTATCTTTGAAAAGCCTTTTAGCTTGGAGTCTTCCGCAGGTGCTTTAACCGATAGAAGCTGTTTAAATGTAAAAGATATTTTGGAGTTTGCAGACACTGTTCCGGTTGATGATGTTTCTCCAATCATTATGAGGCAGGTTGAATATAATATGAGAGTTTCAGAGGACGGTTTAAAATCTTCTTACGGCATTGAAACGGGGAAAAATATTTTAAAGTATAACCAGAAGAAGGGTGATAGTTTTTCGGTTAAGGTTCAAGCGGAAGGTGAAGTCGCAGCAGCCTCCGATGCCCGTATGTGCGGCTGTTCTTATCCGGTTATTACCAATTCGGGAAGCGGAAATCAGGGATTAGCCGTTTCGGTGCCCGTAGTTGTATATGCCCGCGAAAATAAGTTAAGCGAAGAAAAACTGATCCGCTGTTTGATTGTAAGTAATCTTTTAGCCATCCACCAAAAAACCGGAATAGGCAGGCTTTCTGCTTATTGCGGTGCGGTAACTGCCGGAGCTGCCTGTGCTGCTGCAATTACCTATATGAAGGGCGGCTCTTATGAACAGGTTTGCGGAACAATAGCAAATACGCTGGGAGTCGTTTCAGGAATTCTTTGTGACGGAGCCAAGCAATCCTGTGCCGCTAAAATTGCCTCAGCTTTGGACTCTGCTCTTTTTGCACATGAACTCGCTATGGACGGCGATTTTTTTGCCGGAGGTGACGGCGTAGTCAAGGACGATATCGAAAAAACCATAGCCGGCATAGGTGTTGTTGCTGCCCAAGGTATGCGCAAAACCGACGAAGTTGTGTTACAGGTTATGCTTAAAGACTAA
- the tkt gene encoding transketolase, translated as MKNELEAIALSIRSLSMDAIEKANSGHPGLPLGAAELGAALYAKILKHNPKNPDWKDRDRFVLSAGHGSMLLYSALHISGYDVSIEDIKSFRQLGSKCPGHPEYGDTPGVETTTGPLGQGISTAVGMAIAEKMLAARFNTAEHKIVDHYTYALVGEGCLMEGVSSESSSLAGHLKLGKLIVYYDENKITIDGSTDLTFTENIEERYKAYGWQVLRGSMYSFEDIERLTLEAKKDERPTLIILKSVIGQGAPTVAGKNKAHGAPLGKDGIAEAKKNLLLEGKGDFYVAEEAYAFFKKRNEELALAEAEWNKTFEVWSKANPEKRKEWDLSFAKGGADEALVKSVKLPEFKKDESIATRAASKKALNEFAKVLPNLVGGSADLEGPNAVGLDGISAFSHQNPSGRYIYFGIREFAMGTITNGIQLHGGFRAFCATFLVFADYLRPALRLAALMKLPSIYVFTHDSIFVGEDGPTHQPIELLASLRAIPNVLVLRPADAEETGEAWKQALLHKDGPVCLILSRQNLPVLEKSDLFWRESIKNGAYIVKDVEASASGCTVGKPDRTPDVTVLATGSEVSMAVKAASLVKDKKVRVVSVMSKERFENSPKDFKHGVLGGCKKHIRVITAEAGISQGWEGWTGCKCDNFSIERFGTSAPGAKVAEHLGFTSENLAKLIEKN; from the coding sequence ATGAAAAACGAACTGGAAGCTATTGCTCTTTCAATCAGAAGTCTTTCGATGGACGCAATCGAAAAAGCCAATTCAGGGCATCCGGGGCTCCCTTTGGGAGCCGCCGAATTGGGTGCTGCCCTGTATGCTAAAATCTTAAAACACAATCCTAAAAATCCCGATTGGAAAGATAGGGACCGCTTTGTGCTTTCTGCAGGCCATGGTTCGATGCTTTTGTATTCAGCCTTACATATTTCAGGCTACGATGTTTCAATAGAAGATATAAAAAGTTTTAGGCAGCTCGGCTCCAAATGTCCGGGGCATCCCGAATACGGCGACACTCCCGGTGTTGAAACTACCACAGGACCCTTGGGTCAGGGAATTTCTACAGCCGTAGGTATGGCCATTGCCGAAAAGATGCTTGCCGCCCGCTTTAACACAGCCGAGCATAAAATAGTAGACCATTATACTTATGCCCTTGTGGGTGAGGGCTGTTTGATGGAGGGCGTTTCCTCAGAAAGCTCCAGTTTGGCAGGCCACTTAAAATTAGGAAAGCTCATTGTTTATTATGATGAAAATAAGATTACTATCGACGGTTCGACCGACTTAACATTTACCGAAAACATCGAAGAAAGGTACAAGGCCTACGGCTGGCAGGTATTGCGGGGCTCGATGTACTCCTTTGAAGATATTGAACGCCTGACTCTTGAAGCCAAAAAAGATGAAAGGCCGACTCTTATTATCTTAAAGTCCGTTATAGGTCAGGGGGCTCCGACGGTTGCAGGCAAAAACAAGGCACACGGCGCTCCCTTAGGAAAAGACGGCATTGCCGAAGCCAAGAAAAATCTTTTACTTGAAGGAAAAGGAGATTTCTATGTTGCAGAAGAGGCTTATGCTTTCTTTAAAAAGAGAAATGAAGAGCTGGCTCTTGCTGAAGCCGAATGGAATAAAACCTTTGAAGTCTGGTCAAAGGCCAATCCAGAAAAAAGAAAAGAATGGGATCTTTCCTTTGCCAAAGGCGGAGCTGATGAAGCCCTTGTAAAATCTGTAAAGCTCCCAGAATTCAAAAAGGATGAAAGCATTGCAACCCGTGCCGCCTCAAAAAAGGCCTTAAACGAGTTTGCAAAAGTTCTTCCCAATCTTGTCGGAGGTTCTGCCGATTTGGAAGGCCCCAATGCCGTAGGCTTGGACGGAATTTCAGCCTTTTCTCATCAAAATCCTTCGGGAAGATATATTTATTTCGGTATCAGGGAATTTGCAATGGGGACAATCACAAACGGCATTCAGCTTCATGGAGGTTTTAGGGCTTTTTGTGCTACCTTCTTGGTCTTTGCCGATTATCTACGCCCTGCTCTCCGCCTTGCAGCCCTGATGAAGCTTCCTTCAATCTATGTATTTACCCATGATTCAATCTTTGTAGGGGAGGACGGCCCAACCCATCAGCCCATAGAACTTTTAGCCTCATTGCGGGCTATTCCGAATGTGCTTGTTTTACGCCCTGCCGATGCAGAGGAAACAGGGGAAGCATGGAAGCAGGCTCTCTTACACAAGGACGGCCCCGTATGTTTAATCCTAAGCCGCCAAAATTTACCTGTCTTGGAAAAGAGCGATCTTTTTTGGAGGGAATCGATTAAAAACGGTGCATATATTGTAAAGGATGTAGAGGCTTCGGCCTCAGGCTGTACGGTAGGCAAGCCGGATAGGACTCCTGATGTAACGGTTTTGGCTACGGGTTCCGAGGTAAGTATGGCAGTAAAGGCTGCAAGCCTTGTAAAGGATAAGAAGGTCAGAGTTGTTTCCGTCATGTCTAAAGAAAGGTTTGAAAACTCGCCTAAGGATTTTAAACATGGAGTTTTGGGCGGATGTAAAAAGCATATCCGTGTTATTACCGCCGAAGCGGGAATCTCTCAAGGCTGGGAAGGGTGGACAGGCTGTAAGTGCGATAATTTTTCGATTGAGCGTTTCGGTACCTCAGCCCCCGGAGCCAAGGTTGCAGAACACCTAGGCTTCACGTCAGAAAACTTGGCAAAGCTGATAGAGAAAAATTAA
- a CDS encoding alpha/beta hydrolase: protein MQTIYQTMSDGQAVALHQWLSKKKSKAVIHIVHGMAEHALRYEGFAEDACERGFTVFAADHRGHGKTAGKLMLRGYLADKDGFQRVVEDQKEINEEIKKIYPDIPIIILGHSFGSFITQNYIENYGKTVRAAILVGSAGPNPMIKIAGIAVGLNKLFSDKKKPSKFMDKLSFGAYNKAVESPKTNFDWLSRDENEVQKYIDDDFCGFVCTLGFYQDLINGLKQTHRPSEMSKIPVSLPILITSGDKDPVSDLGKSVKKLYDIYKANGIKDLSLKLYEGARHEILNETNKEEVKADIFEWIEKRL, encoded by the coding sequence ATGCAGACAATTTATCAAACAATGAGCGATGGACAAGCTGTCGCCCTTCATCAATGGCTTTCTAAAAAAAAGTCCAAGGCTGTGATTCACATAGTACATGGTATGGCAGAACATGCCCTTAGGTATGAAGGCTTTGCCGAAGACGCCTGCGAAAGGGGCTTTACCGTATTTGCTGCCGACCACCGCGGGCATGGTAAAACAGCCGGCAAACTTATGCTCAGAGGTTATCTCGCCGACAAGGACGGCTTTCAACGAGTCGTAGAAGATCAAAAAGAAATAAATGAAGAAATTAAAAAGATTTATCCCGATATCCCCATCATAATACTTGGACACTCCTTCGGCTCTTTTATAACTCAAAATTATATAGAAAACTACGGTAAAACGGTAAGGGCAGCCATACTGGTAGGAAGCGCAGGCCCGAATCCCATGATAAAAATAGCAGGCATAGCTGTAGGTTTAAATAAATTATTTTCAGATAAAAAAAAGCCTTCCAAATTCATGGATAAACTTAGTTTTGGAGCTTACAATAAAGCAGTGGAATCCCCAAAAACAAATTTTGACTGGCTTTCGCGGGATGAAAATGAAGTCCAAAAATATATAGATGATGATTTTTGCGGTTTTGTATGTACTCTCGGTTTTTATCAGGATCTTATAAATGGTCTAAAGCAAACACATCGGCCTTCCGAAATGTCAAAAATTCCCGTCTCATTACCTATACTCATTACTTCAGGCGATAAAGATCCGGTTTCTGACTTGGGTAAGAGCGTAAAAAAATTATACGATATTTATAAGGCTAACGGCATAAAAGACCTTAGCTTAAAACTTTATGAGGGTGCACGCCACGAAATTTTAAACGAAACAAACAAAGAGGAAGTAAAAGCCGATATTTTTGAGTGGATAGAAAAAAGACTGTAG